One region of Jatrophihabitans cynanchi genomic DNA includes:
- the gatA gene encoding Asp-tRNA(Asn)/Glu-tRNA(Gln) amidotransferase subunit GatA — protein MDELIRLTAADTAAKIATGEVSAVEVAQAHLDRIDAVDGALHAFLHVDADGAIAAAKAVDAKRAAGEALSPLAGVPLAMKDVVVTKDLPTTCGSKILQGWRPPYDATITRRIKDAGVVMLGKTNMDEFAMGSSTENSAYGPTHNPWDLSRIPGGSSGGSSAAVAGFEAPLAIGTDTGGSIRQPAAVTGIVGHKPTYGAVSRYGLIAFSSSLDQAGPFGRTVLDTALLHEVIAGHDPCDSTSIPQPVAPVVAAAREGARSDLSGVRVGVVRELSGPGYQSGVLASFDAAVQTLRSLGAEVVEVSCPHFEYALAAYYLIAPSECSSNLARFDAVRYGLRVGDDGVNSLEDVMSLTREAGFGPEVKRRIIIGTYALSSGYYDAYYGQAQKVRTLIVRDFTAAFEQADVLVSPTSPFVAFGIGERVADPMAMYVNDLCTLPASLAGTPAISVPCGLSEGLPVGLQIMAPALADDRCYRVAAAFEAAVPALTPPELS, from the coding sequence ATGGACGAACTGATCAGGTTGACCGCCGCCGACACCGCCGCCAAGATCGCTACCGGTGAGGTGTCCGCCGTCGAGGTCGCGCAGGCGCACCTGGACCGGATCGATGCCGTCGACGGCGCGCTGCACGCGTTCCTGCACGTCGACGCCGACGGCGCCATCGCGGCTGCCAAGGCCGTCGACGCCAAGCGCGCCGCGGGAGAAGCACTGTCCCCGCTCGCCGGTGTGCCGCTGGCGATGAAGGACGTCGTCGTCACCAAGGACCTGCCCACGACGTGCGGCTCGAAGATCCTCCAAGGGTGGCGCCCGCCCTACGACGCGACGATCACGCGCCGGATCAAGGACGCCGGCGTGGTGATGCTCGGCAAGACCAACATGGACGAGTTCGCGATGGGCAGCTCGACGGAGAACTCCGCGTACGGACCGACGCACAACCCATGGGACCTCAGCCGGATCCCGGGTGGCTCGTCCGGCGGGTCCAGTGCTGCGGTAGCCGGGTTCGAGGCGCCGCTGGCGATCGGCACCGACACCGGCGGGTCGATCCGCCAGCCCGCCGCCGTCACCGGCATCGTCGGTCACAAGCCCACCTACGGGGCGGTTTCGCGCTACGGGCTGATCGCGTTCTCGTCCTCGCTCGACCAGGCCGGCCCGTTCGGACGCACGGTGCTGGACACCGCCTTGCTGCACGAGGTGATCGCCGGGCACGACCCGTGCGATTCAACGTCGATTCCGCAGCCGGTCGCGCCCGTGGTAGCCGCGGCGCGCGAGGGCGCCCGCAGCGACCTGTCCGGGGTGCGCGTCGGCGTGGTCCGCGAGCTTTCCGGCCCGGGGTACCAGTCCGGCGTGCTCGCGTCGTTCGACGCGGCGGTGCAGACGTTGCGCAGCCTGGGTGCCGAGGTGGTCGAGGTCTCCTGCCCGCACTTCGAGTACGCCCTCGCCGCCTACTACCTGATCGCGCCGAGCGAGTGCTCGTCGAACCTGGCCCGCTTCGACGCGGTGCGTTACGGGCTGCGGGTGGGCGACGACGGCGTGAACTCGCTCGAGGACGTCATGTCGCTGACCCGCGAGGCCGGTTTCGGTCCGGAGGTCAAGCGGCGCATCATCATCGGCACCTACGCGTTGTCCTCGGGCTACTACGACGCGTACTACGGGCAGGCGCAGAAGGTGCGCACGCTGATCGTCCGCGATTTCACCGCGGCGTTCGAGCAGGCCGACGTGCTGGTCTCGCCGACGTCCCCGTTCGTCGCGTTCGGTATCGGCGAGCGGGTGGCCGACCCGATGGCGATGTACGTGAACGACCTGTGCACGCTGCCCGCCTCGCTGGCCGGTACGCCGGCGATCTCGGTGCCGTGCGGGCTGTCCGAGGGGCTGCCGGTCGGGCTGCAGATCATGGCGCCTGCCCTCGCCGACGACCGCTGCTACCGCGTCGCCGCCGCCTTCGAAGCCGCCGTGCCGGCGCTGACCCCTCCGGAGCTGTCGTGA
- the mnmA gene encoding tRNA 2-thiouridine(34) synthase MnmA, producing the protein MKVLAAMSGGVDSAVAAARAVDAGHDVTGVHLALSAAPATLRHGARGCCTVEDANDARRTADVLGIPFYIWDLAERFRADVIEDFLDEYAAGRTPNPCLRCNEKIKFAAVLDRALALGFDAVVTGHHARLEGGRLRRSVDAGKDQSYVLAVLSARQLEHALFPLGDSTKEQVRAEAARRGLAVADKPDSHDICFIADGDTRGFLARKLGERAGPIVDAETGETIGQHDGSFGFTVGQRRGLNLRRPAPGGEPRYVLSIEPKSNTVVVGRGELLDTTEVRAARAVWTGCAVPQAPIACLVQLRAHGMVSPATVRASGEEVLAELGTPQRGVAAGQALVMYDGDTVLGSATITAA; encoded by the coding sequence ATGAAGGTGCTCGCCGCGATGAGCGGCGGGGTCGATTCGGCGGTCGCCGCCGCGCGTGCCGTCGACGCCGGGCACGACGTCACCGGAGTGCACCTCGCGCTCTCGGCCGCGCCGGCCACGCTGCGCCACGGTGCCCGCGGCTGCTGCACGGTGGAGGACGCGAACGACGCGCGCCGCACCGCCGACGTCCTGGGCATCCCGTTCTACATCTGGGACCTCGCCGAGCGGTTCCGCGCGGACGTGATCGAGGACTTCCTGGACGAGTACGCGGCCGGCCGGACGCCGAACCCGTGCCTGCGCTGCAACGAGAAGATCAAGTTCGCGGCGGTGCTCGACCGGGCACTCGCACTGGGCTTCGACGCCGTCGTCACCGGGCACCACGCGCGGCTGGAGGGCGGCCGGCTGCGCCGCTCGGTCGACGCGGGCAAGGATCAGTCGTACGTCCTCGCGGTGCTGTCCGCCCGGCAGTTGGAGCACGCGCTGTTCCCGCTCGGCGATTCGACCAAGGAGCAGGTGCGCGCCGAGGCGGCCCGGCGCGGCCTGGCGGTGGCCGACAAGCCCGACTCGCACGACATCTGCTTCATCGCCGACGGCGACACCCGCGGCTTCCTCGCCCGCAAGCTCGGCGAGCGGGCCGGCCCGATCGTCGACGCCGAGACCGGCGAGACGATCGGCCAGCACGACGGCTCGTTCGGCTTCACGGTCGGCCAGCGACGCGGCCTGAACCTGCGCCGGCCGGCGCCCGGCGGCGAACCGCGCTACGTGCTCTCGATCGAGCCGAAGAGCAACACTGTCGTGGTCGGGCGCGGCGAACTTCTCGACACCACCGAGGTGCGGGCGGCACGCGCGGTGTGGACCGGCTGCGCAGTGCCGCAGGCGCCGATCGCGTGCCTGGTGCAGTTGCGCGCGCACGGCATGGTCAGCCCGGCGACCGTGCGGGCGAGCGGCGAGGAGGTGCTGGCCGAGCTGGGCACACCGCAGCGGGGCGTGGCTGCCGGCCAGGCGCTGGTCATGTACGACGGCGACACCGTGCTCGGCTCGGCGACCATCACCGCCGCATGA
- the gatC gene encoding Asp-tRNA(Asn)/Glu-tRNA(Gln) amidotransferase subunit GatC, whose translation MPDSTDSANAPSAGRIGPDDVAHLAHLARLAVTDEELHTFAGQLDVILGAVARVGEVAAADIPPTSHAVPMTNVFRADEVRPSLPRDAVLAGAPAVEDDKFRVPRILSEEA comes from the coding sequence GTGCCCGACTCAACAGATTCCGCGAACGCACCGAGCGCCGGCCGGATCGGCCCCGACGACGTCGCCCACCTGGCCCACCTGGCCCGGCTGGCCGTGACGGACGAGGAGCTGCACACCTTCGCCGGCCAGCTCGACGTGATCCTCGGCGCGGTCGCCCGCGTGGGCGAGGTGGCCGCGGCCGACATCCCGCCGACCTCGCACGCCGTCCCCATGACGAACGTGTTCCGCGCCGATGAGGTACGCCCGTCGCTGCCCCGGGACGCGGTGCTGGCCGGCGCGCCCGCCGTCGAGGACGACAAGTTCCGCGTCCCGCGCATCCTGTCCGAGGAAGCGTAG
- a CDS encoding phosphatase PAP2 family protein, translated as MASTVAPARRPSDRLGALGTWRAAWTWRHSVFAATVIVYLALVVMVIVGSPLDNLDQQIAALDLRGRWPGWHRFVLDYVMFGQRGPSTLAALPLIVWIARRRRSFAPFVTIGTALVLLNLSVGVIKVATGRYGPLVTAHAHEVLAGGNIFPSGHTANAVVLYGVLAMMATRHRRAMTVFAVWISFTVGLSTLYLDTHWLTDVVGGWLAGAIVLMMLPRCLPVAERVIGAGVKWLRRLNEPERRYRPAHWRASDDPSARQVLRTLP; from the coding sequence ATGGCCAGTACCGTCGCGCCTGCGCGCCGCCCGAGCGATCGGCTCGGCGCGCTCGGTACGTGGCGCGCGGCGTGGACCTGGCGGCACAGCGTGTTCGCGGCCACCGTGATCGTCTACCTCGCGCTGGTCGTCATGGTCATCGTCGGCTCACCGCTGGACAACCTGGACCAGCAGATCGCAGCGCTCGACCTGCGCGGCCGGTGGCCGGGCTGGCACCGGTTCGTGCTGGACTACGTGATGTTCGGCCAGCGCGGTCCGTCGACGTTGGCCGCGTTGCCGTTGATCGTGTGGATCGCCCGCCGGCGTCGCAGCTTCGCCCCGTTCGTCACGATCGGCACCGCGCTCGTCCTGCTGAACCTGTCCGTCGGGGTCATCAAGGTGGCCACCGGACGGTACGGCCCGCTGGTGACGGCGCACGCGCACGAGGTGCTCGCCGGCGGAAACATCTTCCCGTCCGGGCACACCGCCAACGCGGTCGTGCTGTACGGCGTGCTGGCGATGATGGCGACCCGGCATCGCAGGGCGATGACCGTGTTCGCGGTGTGGATCTCGTTCACGGTCGGGCTGAGCACGCTCTACCTGGACACGCACTGGCTGACGGACGTGGTCGGTGGCTGGCTCGCCGGCGCGATCGTGCTCATGATGCTGCCGCGTTGCCTGCCGGTGGCCGAGCGCGTGATCGGCGCGGGCGTGAAGTGGCTGCGCCGGCTGAACGAACCGGAGCGGCGCTACCGTCCGGCGCACTGGCGCGCGTCCGACGATCCGTCCGCACGACAGGTGCTGCGCACCCTGCCCTGA
- a CDS encoding ACT domain-containing protein, translated as MSYLMRLVLPDVPGALGAVATALGRVGADILSLDVIQRSDDGATDDLVIELPPDKLADSIVSAAASVPGVRVESIRPYAGQIDPHRELELLDALATLPGESLRVLAGGVAKVFRAGWALVLDTPAGGQSRVLARGGGAPEIDVLPVPWWPPRPARVLDASAAWVPPDWERVGTELAVAPLGAAALLVGRPALRWLPSELVRLQHLSAIAATVTAG; from the coding sequence GTGTCCTACCTGATGCGGCTCGTGCTGCCGGACGTCCCCGGCGCCCTCGGCGCGGTGGCGACGGCGCTCGGGCGGGTGGGTGCGGACATCCTCAGCCTGGACGTCATCCAACGCTCCGACGACGGCGCCACCGACGACCTGGTCATCGAGCTGCCGCCGGACAAGCTGGCCGACTCGATCGTCTCGGCCGCAGCGAGCGTGCCGGGAGTTCGGGTGGAGTCGATCCGGCCGTATGCCGGGCAGATCGATCCGCACCGCGAGCTGGAGCTGCTGGACGCGCTGGCCACCCTGCCGGGTGAATCGCTGCGGGTGCTTGCGGGCGGCGTGGCCAAGGTGTTCCGGGCCGGTTGGGCTCTCGTGCTGGACACGCCGGCCGGCGGTCAGTCGCGCGTGCTCGCCCGCGGCGGCGGTGCGCCGGAGATCGACGTGCTCCCCGTGCCCTGGTGGCCGCCGCGGCCGGCCCGAGTACTCGATGCGAGCGCCGCGTGGGTGCCGCCCGACTGGGAGCGGGTGGGCACCGAGCTCGCCGTGGCACCGCTCGGTGCGGCCGCGCTGCTGGTCGGCCGTCCGGCGCTGCGCTGGCTGCCGTCCGAGCTGGTCCGGTTGCAGCACCTGAGCGCGATCGCAGCGACCGTCACCGCCGGCTGA
- a CDS encoding methionine synthase — MNRPWQPGAVTGIGSLPGTDPDEAARLVFGELAGFAHLVELPARGAGADLIGRSAALLVDLPVEIVPSGWRFAAHPGHDARHARDLLQRDLDAMQANAAGYAGPFKLQAAGPWTLAASLELPSGHRVVSDRGAVRDLTESLTEGLRLHLDDVARRLPGVHPVLQLDEPSVPAVLAGQVPTPSGYGTVRAVDAPTVAQALGAVLAVADPGARAVHCCAADAPIALLRAAGADSLALDASLLTSAHYDALGEAVEAGTSLWLGVLPTSEQPLDLDTARDPIRRLWGRLGFAPDLLADSLVATPACGLAGASPAHARRVLSVLREVGNWLADAAAEGTLG; from the coding sequence ATGAATCGGCCCTGGCAGCCGGGTGCGGTCACCGGCATCGGCTCGCTGCCCGGCACCGATCCGGACGAGGCGGCCCGGCTGGTGTTCGGTGAGCTGGCCGGCTTCGCGCACCTGGTCGAGCTGCCCGCGCGCGGTGCAGGCGCCGACCTGATCGGCCGCTCGGCCGCGCTACTGGTCGATCTGCCCGTCGAGATCGTCCCGTCCGGCTGGCGCTTCGCCGCCCACCCCGGCCACGACGCCCGGCACGCCCGTGACCTGCTGCAGCGCGACCTGGACGCGATGCAGGCCAACGCGGCCGGATACGCCGGCCCGTTCAAGCTGCAGGCGGCCGGGCCCTGGACGCTGGCGGCGAGCCTGGAGCTGCCGTCCGGGCACCGTGTCGTGTCCGACCGGGGTGCGGTGCGCGATCTGACCGAATCGCTCACCGAGGGGCTGCGGCTGCACCTGGACGACGTGGCGCGGCGGCTGCCCGGTGTGCACCCGGTGCTGCAGCTGGACGAACCGTCCGTCCCCGCCGTCCTCGCCGGGCAGGTGCCCACCCCGTCGGGCTACGGCACGGTCCGGGCCGTCGACGCGCCGACCGTGGCGCAGGCGCTCGGCGCGGTGCTCGCCGTCGCCGACCCCGGTGCGCGCGCGGTGCACTGCTGCGCCGCCGACGCGCCGATCGCCCTGCTGCGCGCGGCGGGTGCCGATTCGCTTGCGCTCGACGCGAGCCTGCTGACGTCGGCGCACTACGACGCGCTCGGCGAGGCCGTCGAGGCCGGCACCTCGCTGTGGCTGGGTGTGCTGCCGACGTCGGAGCAGCCGCTGGACCTGGACACCGCCCGGGACCCGATCCGCCGGCTGTGGGGCCGGCTCGGCTTCGCGCCGGACCTGCTGGCCGACTCCCTTGTCGCGACCCCGGCGTGCGGCCTGGCCGGGGCGAGTCCGGCCCACGCGCGCCGGGTGCTCTCGGTGCTGCGCGAGGTCGGCAACTGGCTGGCAGACGCCGCCGCCGAGGGCACGCTGGGCTGA
- a CDS encoding DUF1905 domain-containing protein, with translation MELQFSGEVWYWRGPAPFHFVTAPDDACGALESASALVSYGWGMIPVSAQIGATIWTTSLWPKDGGYIVPVKTWVRRAEGIELGDLVTVRLTVDV, from the coding sequence ATGGAGCTGCAGTTCAGCGGGGAGGTCTGGTACTGGCGCGGTCCCGCTCCGTTTCACTTCGTCACCGCGCCGGATGATGCCTGCGGCGCGCTCGAGTCGGCGTCCGCGCTGGTCAGCTACGGCTGGGGCATGATCCCGGTGAGCGCACAGATCGGTGCGACCATATGGACGACCTCGCTCTGGCCCAAGGACGGCGGCTACATCGTGCCGGTGAAGACCTGGGTCCGCAGGGCCGAGGGCATCGAACTGGGCGATCTCGTCACCGTCCGCCTCACCGTCGACGTCTGA
- the ligA gene encoding NAD-dependent DNA ligase LigA, whose amino-acid sequence MSEPRAATAAAREEHANLSRELDDAAYRYYVLDDPTISDAEYDAAMRRLQQLEDEFADLRTPASPTQRVAGTYSTLFTAVDHLERMLSLDNAFSVDEITAWAHRVERDAGVVPAYLCELKVDGLAVNLVYEKGRLIRGATRGDGRTGEDVTPNVRTLANVPARLTGSDVPALLEVRGEVFFPVARFEELNAGLVAAGKAPYANPRNTAAGSLRQKDPRITAARGLQLVVHGVGRVDGGPAVTTQSGWYEVLSTWGLPTSARVKVVADLTGVREYIDHYGVHRHDVEHEIDGVVVKVDDVALQRRLGATSRAPRWAIAFKYPPEEVNTKLLDIRVGVGRTGRVTPFGVMEPVKVAGSTVDRATLHNAYEVERKGVLIGDTVVLRKAGDVIPEIVGPVVALRDGTERAFVMPTRCPSCGTALRPEKEGDKDIRCPNAQHCPAQVRERLSSVAARGAFDIEALGWEGAAALLDAGVLTDEGGLFQLTADDLARVPLFTRAAKKSDPPESVRDGKVLSANGVRLLENLRQAKAQPLWRVLVALSIRHVGPTAARALAAHFGSMAAIRAASVEELSVPDGVGGVIAEAVRDWFAVDWHVAIVDSWTEAGVRMAEQSEDSMPKTLAGLTVVVTGSLAGFSRDEAKEAIVSRGGKAAGSVSKKTDYVVAGENAGSKADKAEQLGVPVLDEDGFRALLDAGPAGL is encoded by the coding sequence GTGAGTGAGCCACGCGCCGCGACAGCGGCCGCCCGCGAGGAGCACGCGAACCTCTCGCGCGAGCTCGACGATGCCGCCTACCGCTACTACGTCCTGGACGATCCGACCATCAGCGACGCCGAGTACGACGCCGCCATGCGTCGGCTGCAGCAGTTGGAGGACGAGTTCGCCGACCTGCGCACGCCGGCCTCGCCGACGCAGCGGGTCGCCGGCACCTACTCCACGCTGTTCACCGCGGTCGATCATTTGGAGCGGATGCTCAGCCTCGACAACGCCTTCTCCGTCGACGAGATCACCGCATGGGCGCACCGGGTCGAGCGTGACGCCGGGGTCGTGCCCGCATACCTGTGCGAGCTCAAGGTCGACGGGCTGGCCGTCAACCTGGTGTACGAGAAGGGCCGGCTGATCCGCGGCGCCACCCGCGGCGACGGGCGCACCGGCGAGGACGTCACGCCGAACGTGCGCACGCTCGCGAACGTCCCGGCCCGGCTCACCGGCAGCGACGTCCCCGCGCTGCTCGAGGTGCGCGGCGAGGTGTTCTTCCCGGTCGCCCGTTTCGAGGAGCTCAACGCCGGCCTGGTCGCGGCCGGCAAGGCGCCGTACGCGAACCCGCGCAACACCGCCGCCGGGTCACTGCGCCAGAAGGACCCGCGGATCACGGCCGCCCGCGGCCTGCAACTGGTGGTGCACGGTGTGGGGCGCGTCGACGGCGGCCCCGCCGTCACCACGCAGTCCGGCTGGTACGAGGTGCTGTCGACGTGGGGGCTGCCGACGTCCGCGCGGGTGAAGGTCGTCGCGGACCTGACCGGCGTCCGGGAGTACATCGACCACTACGGCGTGCACCGGCACGACGTCGAGCACGAGATCGACGGCGTCGTGGTGAAGGTCGACGACGTTGCCCTGCAACGGCGCCTCGGTGCCACCAGCCGCGCGCCGCGCTGGGCGATCGCCTTCAAATACCCGCCGGAGGAGGTCAACACCAAGCTGCTCGACATTCGCGTAGGCGTCGGCCGTACCGGACGGGTCACGCCCTTCGGTGTGATGGAGCCGGTCAAGGTCGCCGGCTCGACGGTCGACCGGGCCACCCTGCACAACGCGTACGAGGTGGAGCGCAAGGGCGTCCTGATCGGTGACACCGTGGTGCTGCGCAAGGCCGGCGACGTCATCCCCGAGATCGTCGGCCCGGTCGTTGCACTGCGCGACGGCACCGAGCGCGCCTTCGTGATGCCGACGCGCTGCCCGTCGTGCGGCACCGCACTGCGCCCGGAGAAGGAGGGCGACAAGGACATCCGCTGCCCCAATGCGCAGCACTGCCCGGCGCAGGTCCGCGAACGGCTGTCCAGCGTGGCCGCCCGCGGCGCGTTCGACATCGAGGCACTCGGCTGGGAGGGCGCCGCCGCACTGCTCGACGCCGGCGTGCTCACCGACGAGGGCGGCCTGTTCCAACTGACAGCCGATGACCTCGCCCGGGTTCCGCTGTTCACCCGCGCGGCGAAGAAGAGCGACCCGCCGGAGTCGGTTCGTGACGGCAAGGTGCTGTCGGCGAACGGCGTCCGGCTGCTCGAGAACCTGCGGCAGGCGAAGGCCCAGCCGCTGTGGCGGGTGCTGGTGGCGCTGTCGATCCGGCACGTCGGGCCGACCGCGGCGCGCGCACTGGCCGCCCACTTCGGTTCGATGGCCGCGATCCGCGCCGCGTCGGTGGAGGAGCTGTCCGTGCCGGACGGCGTCGGCGGGGTGATCGCCGAGGCCGTGCGCGACTGGTTCGCCGTCGACTGGCATGTGGCCATCGTCGACAGCTGGACCGAAGCCGGGGTGCGGATGGCCGAGCAGAGCGAGGATTCGATGCCCAAGACGCTCGCCGGGCTCACCGTGGTGGTGACCGGCTCGCTCGCCGGGTTCTCGCGCGACGAGGCCAAGGAGGCGATCGTGAGCCGCGGCGGCAAGGCCGCTGGCTCGGTCTCGAAGAAGACGGACTACGTGGTGGCCGGTGAGAACGCCGGCTCGAAGGCGGACAAGGCCGAGCAGCTCGGCGTCCCGGTCCTCGACGAGGACGGCTTCCGGGCGCTGCTGGACGCAGGTCCCGCGGGGCTCTGA